The genomic region GTCATCGCCTCCCAGGCCGACAAGGCCATCGCCATCATCGCCAATGCCGACCGGCTCTATCAGCTTCCGCTCGGCATCATCGGCATAGCCATCGGCACCGTGCTTCTGCCCGAACTCTCGCGCCACCTCTCGGCGGGGCGGGATACCGAGGCGCGCGCCAGCCAGAGCCAGGCGATCCTGCTCTCGATGACGCTCACCCTCCCCGCCGCCGCCGCGCTCATCGCCATCGGCGTCCCCATCGTGCGCGTGCTGTTCGAGCGCGGCGCCTTCGATGCCGCCGCCACCGTCGCGGTGTCCGAGGCGTTGGCGGGATTTGCCGTCGGCCTTCCCGCCTTCGTCCTCGTCCGCGTGCTCCAGCCGGGGTTTTTCTCCCGCCGCGACACCAAGACCCCGACGCTGCTCGCCGGGCTTTCCATGGTGGTCAACATCGCCGTGTCGCTTGCCCTCTTCCCAACCCTCCAGCATATCGGCATCGCCCTCGCCACCTCGGTCTCGGCCTGGGTAAACGTGATCCTCCTCGCCGTCCTCCTGGGCCGGCGTGGCCATTTCCGCCTCTCTAGCGGGGAAACCGCCCGCCTCGCCGGTATTTTGGCTGCCGCCGCCGCCATGGGCGCCATTTTGTGGCTGGCATCGGTCTGGGCTCGACCGGTCTTTGCTCCGGGCGCCTTCTTTCTCTTCCAGCTCATTGCTCTCGCCGCCTTTGTGGGGCTGGGCGCCGGGCTCTATTTCGCCACCCTCCACTTCACCGGCATCCAGCGGCTCGATCCCTTCCTCGCCCGCTTGCGGCGCCGGCGTTGAGGGCCTCGCAGGGTTTGCCGCCGACCTTCCATAACCACCCTGTCACCCCGGGCTGGATCCGGGGTCCAGTAACCGGCAGCGCCCGAGATAGTCTGCCAATGCTTCCGGTTACTGGATCCCGGGTCTCCGCCCGGGATAACGCGTTCGGGGTGATGCTCTGCTCCCGACAAGCTCCTCTGCTTGTCATCCCCCCTCGCCTGTGCGACACCCGCTCATCAATGTCATAGAACTCGCAAAGACCTAGCCATGCCTGCCAACAATCGCGTCTTTTCCGGCATCCAGCCCTCGGGCGATCTGCACCTTGGCAATTATCTCGGCGCCATCCGTCGTTTCGTGCCGCTGCAGCAGACCCATGAGTGCCTTTATTGCGTCGTCGATATGCACGCGATCACCGTCTGGCAGGAACCCAACGAGCTGCGCCGTGCCACCCGCGAAGTCGCCGCCGCCTTCATCGCCGCTGGCATCGACCCCAAGACCTCGATCGTCTTCAACCAGTCCCAGGTGGTCCAGCACGCCGAACTGGCCTGGATCTTCAACTGCGTCGCCCGCATCGGCTGGATGAACCGCATGACCCAGTTCAAGGACAAGGCGGGGAAAAATTCCGAAAACGTCTCATTGGGCCTTCTCGCCTACCCCTCGCTGATGGCCGCCGATATCCTGCTCTATAAGGCCGGCTCGGTCCCGGTGGGCGACGATCAGAAGCAGCATCTCGAACTCACCCGCGACATCGCGCAGAAGTTCAACAATGATTACGCCGCCTCCATCGCCGAAAACGGCTTCGATCCGGAATTCTTCCCCATCACCGAGCCGCTGATCGCGGGCCCCGCCACCCGCATCATGAGCCTGCGCGACGGGACGAAAAAGATGAGCAAGTCGGACCCCTCCGACGCCTCGCGCATCTCGCTGCTCGACGATGCCGATGCCATCGCCAAAAAGATCAGACGCGCCACCACCGATCCCGAGCCGCTCCCTTCCGATGTCGAAGGGCTCAAGGGCCGCGCCGAGGCCGACAATCTGGTGGGCATCTATGCGGCGCTGTCGGACAAGACCAAGTCCGAAGTGCTCACCGAATTCGCGGGCGCCGGTTGGGGCACCTTCAAGCCGGCCCTTGCCGACCTCGCCGTCACGGTGCTCGAACCGATCTCGACCGAGATGCGGCGCCTGCTTGCCGATCCGCAAACCATTGATGGCTATCTGCGCGACGGCGCCGAGCGGGCCGGCGTGCTGGCCGAAAAGACAATGAAGCAAGTCCGCGCCATCGTGGGCTTCATCTAAAATGAAAAGGGGGACGTTACGCCCCCTTTTTTATTGTCCCATTCCGAAGGCGATGGCGCGCTTGCGCAGCGCCGGAAACGCCTTGAGGCTCCAAAGCCCGGCGGTGCGGAAAGCCTGCGCCGGCAGGTGCGGGGACAGCAGCGAGCCGAACAGGCCATCCACGAACGCTCCCGTGCGCCCCAGATCCCCCTTGCGGGCCGCGGCATAGCTTTTCGCCACCGCGTCGGCCCA from Pelagibacterium sp. 26DY04 harbors:
- the trpS gene encoding tryptophan--tRNA ligase translates to MPANNRVFSGIQPSGDLHLGNYLGAIRRFVPLQQTHECLYCVVDMHAITVWQEPNELRRATREVAAAFIAAGIDPKTSIVFNQSQVVQHAELAWIFNCVARIGWMNRMTQFKDKAGKNSENVSLGLLAYPSLMAADILLYKAGSVPVGDDQKQHLELTRDIAQKFNNDYAASIAENGFDPEFFPITEPLIAGPATRIMSLRDGTKKMSKSDPSDASRISLLDDADAIAKKIRRATTDPEPLPSDVEGLKGRAEADNLVGIYAALSDKTKSEVLTEFAGAGWGTFKPALADLAVTVLEPISTEMRRLLADPQTIDGYLRDGAERAGVLAEKTMKQVRAIVGFI
- the murJ gene encoding murein biosynthesis integral membrane protein MurJ, which translates into the protein MSLFRNTLSVGGLTLISRIFGFIRDALIAAVLGIGPAADAFQAAFRFPNLFRRLFAEGAFNTAFVPMFSGALETQGPDEAKKLAGRIMSWLVAAIVIVTILAEIFMGQIMLVFVPGFVDDPEKFELTVFLSRIMFPYLACMSLMAAYGAILNSLGKFFAAAFAPVLLNIVNIAVLVPLAVLAIENPADVAFWLGVAAMAGGVAQLALVWWAIQRAGFAPRISWPRYNEDVKRFWLLALPAIAAGGIIQINVFVGTVIASQADKAIAIIANADRLYQLPLGIIGIAIGTVLLPELSRHLSAGRDTEARASQSQAILLSMTLTLPAAAALIAIGVPIVRVLFERGAFDAAATVAVSEALAGFAVGLPAFVLVRVLQPGFFSRRDTKTPTLLAGLSMVVNIAVSLALFPTLQHIGIALATSVSAWVNVILLAVLLGRRGHFRLSSGETARLAGILAAAAAMGAILWLASVWARPVFAPGAFFLFQLIALAAFVGLGAGLYFATLHFTGIQRLDPFLARLRRRR